Proteins encoded within one genomic window of Setaria italica strain Yugu1 chromosome IV, Setaria_italica_v2.0, whole genome shotgun sequence:
- the LOC101768662 gene encoding uncharacterized protein LOC101768662 has translation MVIACLRELCSSCCPWYEPTSPKTSTMAPTAAAAAGDEEQTVTITHRTLEVSTGVRLHVAEAGPAGAPTVLLLHGFPELWYTWRHQMRALAAAGYRAVAPDLRGYGGSDAPAVEEPGQYTAMHVVGDLVALLDALGERKVFVAAHDWGAVTAWSLCLFRPDRVRALVALSVAYTPRSAARRPVDGLRAIYGDEYYICRIQEPGAIEAEFKRLGTELVLRKFFSYRTPGPLIIPKTGWGSPDDQVLLPSWVTEEDLNYYTSEFERTGFTGGLNYYRALNRTWELTSSWTASEINVPVKFIIGDLDLTYHTPGIQDFIHKGGFKKFVPLLDDVVVMKDVGHFINEEKPKEVSEHIISFIKKFN, from the exons ATGGTCATAGCCTGCCTTCGCGAGCTCTGCTCCAGCTGCTGCCCCTGGTACGAGCCCACCAGCCCAAAGACGTCGACGATGgcacccaccgccgccgctgccgccggcgacgaggagcaAACCGTCACCATCACGCACCGCACCTTGGAGGTGAGCACCGGCGTGCGCCTGCACGTGGCGGAGGCCGGCCCGGCGGGGGCGCCGACGGTGCTGCTGCTCCACGGTTTCCCGGAGCTGTGGTACACCTGGCGCCACCAGATgcgcgcgctggccgccgcgggcTACCGCGCCGTGGCGCCGGACCTGCGCGGGTACGGCGGCTCCGACGCGCCCGCCGTGGAGGAGCCCGGCCAGTACACGGCGATGCACGTGGTGGGCGACCTGGTGGCGCTCCTCGACGCCCTCGGGGAGAGGAAGGTGTTCGTCGCCGCGCACGACTGGGGCGCGGTCACGGCGTGGAGCCTCTGCCTGTTCCGCCCCGACCGGGTGCGCGCGCTCGTCGCGCTCAGCGTCGCCTACACGCCCCGGAGCGCCGCGCGGAGGCCCGTCGACGGGCTCAGGGCGATCTACGGCGACGAATACTACATCTGCCGGATCCAG GAGCCTGGAGCAATTGAAGCAGAATTTAAACGTCTTGGCACGGAGCTGGTGCTCAGAAAGTTCTTTAGTTATCGCACCCCTGGACCGTTGATCATCCCCAAGACCGGGTGGGGCTCCCCAGATGATCAGGTACTCCTGCCGAGCTGGGTAACTGAGGAGGACCTCAACTACTACACCAGCGAATTTGAGAGGACTGGCTTCACCGGGGGACTCAACTACTACCGTGCCCTGAATAG GACATGGGAGCTCACATCATCCTGGACTGCATCTGAGATAAATGTACCAGTCAAGTTCATCATTGGCGACTTGGATTTGACATATCATACCCCTGGTATACAAGATTTCATTCACAAGGGTGGCTTCAAGAAGTTCGTTCCACTTCTTGATGATGTTGTCGTTATGAAAGATGTTGGGCACTTCATCAATGAAGAAAAACCAAAGGAAGTTAGCGAGCACATTATCAGCTTCATAAAGAAATTCAATTGA